The Leptotrichia sp. OH3620_COT-345 genomic sequence CCAGATAGCTTAAACCTTCACATATAGTTGCTCTCGGATCGGAACCGTTTTCTCCTATACCTCCTGTGAAAGCAATCGCATCGACTCCATCCATTGCAGCTGCATAAGCACCTATATAAAATTTTACTCTGTAACAGAACATGTCATAAGCCAACTTTGCCCTTTCATTTCCTGCTTTCATCGCATTTTCCAGATCTCTGAAATCTGAACTTTCTCCAAATATGCCTAAAATTCCTGATTTTTTATTCATTCTTGTATCTATTTCTTTAATAGACAAGCCTCTTTTTTCCATTACATATAAACTTGCGGCAGGATCAATATCTCCTGTTCTTGTTCCCATCATAATCCCTGCAAGAGGTGTCATTCCCATTGATGTATCCACTACTTTTCCGTCTTTTACTGCAGATATGCTTGCTCCGTTTCCTAAGTGACAAACTATTATTTTAGAATTTTCTTTTCCGAGAAGTTTTGCAGTCACTTCACTTACATATTTATGTGAAGTTCCATGGAACCCGTATTTTCTTACTTTCAGCTCTGTATAATCTTCATAAGGTAAAGGATACATATATGCCTCTGGTTTCATTGTTTGATGAAATGCCGTATCAAATACTGCAACATTTTTCTTTTCAGGTAATAATTTTTTCATTACTTTTATTCCCATTATATTTGCAGGATTGTGTAAAGGAGCAAGAGCTGACACCTCTTCAAGATTTTTTATAACTTCTTCATCTATGATAACCGAATCGTCATAATATTCTCCTCCATGAACAACCCTATGTCCGATAGCATCTATTTCATCAACATTAGATATTACACCTATTTCTTTATCCTGAAGTGTTTTCAGAACCAGATCAATCGCAGCAGAATGATCTTTCATAGGTGCTTCCTGCTTGTCTATTTTTATATCCTTTCCCAAATTTTTATATGTAAAGATAGGATTTGCTATTCCCACTCTTTCACATATTCCCTTAGAAATTGTCTTTTCGTTTGTCATGTCAATAAGTTCAAACTTTAAAGA encodes the following:
- a CDS encoding acetate/propionate family kinase, encoding MKILVINSGSSSLKFELIDMTNEKTISKGICERVGIANPIFTYKNLGKDIKIDKQEAPMKDHSAAIDLVLKTLQDKEIGVISNVDEIDAIGHRVVHGGEYYDDSVIIDEEVIKNLEEVSALAPLHNPANIMGIKVMKKLLPEKKNVAVFDTAFHQTMKPEAYMYPLPYEDYTELKVRKYGFHGTSHKYVSEVTAKLLGKENSKIIVCHLGNGASISAVKDGKVVDTSMGMTPLAGIMMGTRTGDIDPAASLYVMEKRGLSIKEIDTRMNKKSGILGIFGESSDFRDLENAMKAGNERAKLAYDMFCYRVKFYIGAYAAAMDGVDAIAFTGGIGENGSDPRATICEGLSYLGVKFDFEKNGIRTSGNVELSMPDSKIKVYKIETAEELVIARDTYRLTK